The Bernardetia sp. genome has a segment encoding these proteins:
- a CDS encoding tetratricopeptide repeat protein → MKQDNKILDRLFTQLQTARSTARIEAILTQIWNIWLNTGNVEMNTLVRLGTESLSKGEYTEAINVFTQVVERDPSFAEGWNKRATAFYLRGNYKAAIDDIYQTLYLENRHFGALAGLATIYSEIGDEHGVLNTLERLYKIHPFQPKLKDQIEELRSRLN, encoded by the coding sequence ATGAAACAAGACAATAAAATATTAGACCGATTATTTACACAGCTTCAGACAGCACGCTCAACAGCTCGTATAGAGGCTATTCTGACACAAATTTGGAATATTTGGCTTAATACAGGTAATGTAGAAATGAATACATTAGTACGATTAGGAACAGAAAGCCTTTCCAAAGGAGAATATACAGAAGCTATAAATGTATTTACACAGGTGGTAGAAAGAGACCCTAGCTTTGCAGAAGGGTGGAATAAAAGAGCCACAGCCTTTTACTTGAGAGGAAATTATAAGGCAGCTATTGATGATATTTACCAAACATTATACTTAGAAAATCGCCACTTTGGAGCATTGGCAGGGTTGGCAACTATTTATTCTGAAATAGGAGACGAACATGGTGTACTCAATACACTTGAAAGGCTCTATAAAATCCACCCCTTTCAACCCAAACTGAAAGACCAAATAGAAGAACTTCGTTCAAGATTAAATTAA
- a CDS encoding flavodoxin family protein, whose product MKTVIVQGSSRKYGNTNKIVNYLQEKLDCDFIDLKGYSFSGYDYEGRNRNDDFLPLMREIVEYDLIIFATPVYWYAMSGLMKNFFDRITDCLKIEKETGRKLRGKSMAMVCCGSDKEAVLAIQNEFEMPFRASATYLGMSYQGSIFTWIEKDEISEEIKTNMDNFTKKIID is encoded by the coding sequence ATGAAAACAGTTATTGTTCAAGGAAGCTCACGCAAATATGGTAATACCAATAAGATTGTAAATTATCTGCAAGAAAAACTAGATTGTGATTTCATAGATTTGAAAGGCTATTCTTTTTCTGGATACGATTATGAAGGCAGGAATAGAAACGATGATTTTTTACCTCTTATGAGAGAAATTGTAGAATACGACTTGATTATTTTCGCTACACCTGTCTATTGGTATGCTATGTCTGGACTGATGAAAAACTTTTTTGATAGAATTACAGATTGTCTCAAAATAGAAAAAGAGACAGGACGAAAACTGCGAGGAAAATCTATGGCAATGGTTTGTTGTGGGTCAGACAAAGAAGCTGTTTTGGCAATACAAAATGAATTTGAAATGCCTTTTAGGGCAAGTGCTACCTATTTGGGAATGAGCTACCAAGGCAGCATTTTTACTTGGATAGAAAAGGATGAAATTTCGGAAGAAATAAAAACAAACATGGATAATTTTACAAAGAAAATCATAGATTAA
- a CDS encoding adenylate kinase, whose amino-acid sequence MLNLVLFGPPGAGKGTQSQHLVEHYNLIHISTGDLLRAERKAGTPLGKKAEEYMTKGNLVPDEVVIGMIENKLKENTGAKGIIFDGFPRTTNQAEALDKLLTSHGETIDAVLSLEVAEEELVKRLLERGKTSGRVDDQKEELIRNRVQVYRNETEVVADYYKKQDKLHVIEGVGEISEITAALRGAVEQVKAS is encoded by the coding sequence ATGCTAAATTTAGTTTTATTTGGCCCTCCGGGTGCAGGAAAAGGAACACAAAGCCAACATTTGGTAGAGCATTATAATTTGATACATATTTCGACTGGAGATTTGCTTCGTGCAGAGCGAAAAGCAGGTACACCATTAGGCAAAAAAGCCGAAGAATATATGACAAAAGGAAATTTAGTTCCTGACGAAGTAGTGATTGGAATGATAGAAAATAAGCTCAAAGAAAATACAGGAGCAAAAGGAATTATTTTTGATGGCTTTCCTCGCACAACTAATCAAGCAGAAGCATTAGACAAACTTCTGACTTCTCACGGTGAAACGATTGATGCTGTTCTTTCGCTAGAAGTAGCAGAAGAAGAATTGGTAAAACGTCTTTTGGAAAGAGGAAAAACTTCTGGAAGAGTAGATGACCAAAAAGAAGAACTTATACGTAATCGTGTGCAAGTATATCGCAATGAAACAGAAGTTGTAGCAGACTATTATAAAAAACAGGATAAACTACACGTTATTGAAGGTGTAGGAGAAATTAGTGAAATCACGGCTGCCCTTCGTGGTGCTGTTGAGCAAGTAAAAGCAAGCTAA
- a CDS encoding N-acetylmuramoyl-L-alanine amidase family protein codes for MNKFLTSLPYLFLISLFGLTLFSFTNKSSTNFTVVIDAGHGGKDPGCSGSKTKEKDVALAVALKVGNYIKENLKDVKVVYTRDDDTFVELDERTAIANRNKADLFISIHCNAADNKKVFGAETYTIGMHKTEGNLDVAMRENAVILKEENHKQKYQFDPYSIISYIKMSNFQSANQTKSIDFATKVQHQFEKRVMRENRGVKQSGFLVLWKTAMPAALIEIGFLTNVKEEGYLKTDNGQSYIASGIYRAFKEYKSEISAK; via the coding sequence ATGAATAAATTTTTAACTTCTCTTCCTTATTTATTTCTTATTTCTTTGTTTGGTTTGACACTTTTTAGTTTTACCAATAAAAGCTCTACTAATTTTACGGTTGTGATAGATGCAGGACACGGAGGAAAAGACCCTGGGTGTTCGGGTAGCAAGACCAAAGAAAAAGATGTTGCACTTGCTGTAGCTTTAAAAGTAGGAAATTATATCAAAGAAAATCTCAAAGACGTGAAAGTAGTCTATACTAGAGACGATGATACTTTTGTAGAACTAGATGAGCGCACAGCTATTGCCAACCGAAATAAAGCTGATTTGTTTATCTCCATTCATTGCAATGCAGCAGATAACAAAAAAGTATTTGGTGCAGAAACCTATACTATCGGAATGCACAAGACAGAAGGAAATTTGGATGTTGCGATGCGTGAGAATGCCGTTATTTTGAAGGAAGAAAATCACAAACAAAAATATCAGTTTGACCCTTATAGCATCATTTCTTATATCAAAATGTCAAATTTTCAGAGTGCTAATCAGACAAAGAGTATCGATTTTGCTACTAAAGTCCAACATCAATTTGAAAAACGTGTGATGAGAGAAAACCGAGGCGTCAAGCAAAGTGGTTTTTTAGTATTGTGGAAAACAGCAATGCCAGCAGCACTTATAGAAATTGGTTTTCTGACTAATGTAAAAGAAGAAGGGTATCTCAAAACGGATAACGGACAGTCTTATATTGCATCTGGAATTTATCGTGCTTTTAAAGAATATAAAAGTGAAATTTCAGCAAAATAA
- a CDS encoding PP2C family protein-serine/threonine phosphatase — protein sequence MAARPTSYKILVADDYDSNLAVIESIFEESGQVFEIIYAHDGLAAYETAISESPDLIIMDWEMPQMTGIEAVRKLKARKDTQHIPIIMTTAFTSSEHLETALQAGAIDYVRKPIDEVELLARVNSALQLVTSYKQIIAQKDEIQEKTKKLEAAFDEIEKKNDKIMSSIKYAKRIQDALLQPTASLQNFIKDSFILYKPRDVVSGDFYWFCEKDEKVVIAAVDCTGHGVPGAFMSMLGDTYLNQVIGVMGIIEPNQILSQLHESIRNALKQDATQNRDGMDISICVIDKKAKTLKFAGAKNPLVYIRDGEVVRIKGDTASIGGRSTEVNFTTHTVELTDEPTPFYIYSDGYQDQFSSGMHSKFMAKRFRKLLHKVHKYPFSEQKDILNHILKDWMRQTRQVDDILVIGFAV from the coding sequence GTGGCTGCACGTCCTACTTCTTATAAAATATTGGTGGCAGATGATTATGATAGCAACTTAGCTGTCATTGAGAGTATCTTCGAAGAATCTGGACAAGTATTCGAAATCATCTATGCTCACGACGGATTAGCAGCTTATGAAACAGCTATTTCTGAGTCGCCAGACTTAATCATAATGGATTGGGAAATGCCTCAAATGACAGGAATAGAAGCTGTTAGAAAGCTCAAAGCACGAAAAGATACACAACACATTCCAATTATCATGACGACGGCTTTTACTTCGTCGGAACACTTGGAAACAGCCCTTCAAGCTGGTGCAATAGATTATGTCAGAAAACCTATCGATGAGGTAGAACTCTTGGCTCGTGTCAATTCTGCACTTCAACTGGTTACATCTTACAAGCAAATTATTGCTCAAAAAGATGAAATTCAAGAAAAAACTAAAAAATTAGAAGCAGCCTTTGATGAAATAGAAAAAAAGAACGACAAAATCATGAGTAGTATCAAATATGCCAAGCGCATACAAGATGCACTCTTACAGCCTACAGCTTCATTACAAAACTTTATTAAAGATTCCTTCATTCTCTACAAACCTCGTGATGTAGTGAGTGGTGATTTTTACTGGTTTTGTGAGAAAGATGAAAAAGTAGTGATTGCTGCCGTTGATTGTACTGGACACGGCGTTCCAGGAGCATTTATGTCTATGTTAGGAGATACGTATCTCAATCAAGTAATAGGCGTTATGGGAATTATTGAGCCTAATCAAATTCTTAGTCAGCTTCATGAGTCTATACGCAATGCACTCAAACAAGATGCTACACAAAATCGTGATGGAATGGATATTTCTATCTGTGTAATCGATAAAAAAGCCAAAACTTTGAAGTTTGCAGGAGCAAAAAATCCGTTGGTTTATATTCGTGATGGTGAAGTTGTTAGGATAAAAGGCGATACAGCTTCAATTGGTGGAAGAAGCACAGAAGTAAATTTCACAACACATACTGTCGAACTTACAGACGAACCTACTCCGTTTTACATCTATTCAGACGGTTATCAAGACCAGTTTAGTAGTGGGATGCACAGTAAATTTATGGCAAAACGTTTTCGTAAACTTCTTCATAAAGTCCATAAATATCCATTTTCAGAACAAAAAGATATTTTAAATCATATTTTGAAAGACTGGATGCGCCAAACTCGCCAAGTAGATGACATTTTGGTTATTGGTTTTGCTGTTTAA
- the lgt gene encoding prolipoprotein diacylglyceryl transferase — MLDFLNALAAISWDVSPEILQWKFINLRWYGLLFATGFIVGYFIFSKIYKIEGKPQEDLETLLTYMVIATVIGSRLGHCLFYDPVYYLSNPLEIFKIWKGGLASHGGTIGLLIALFLYSRRHPDQPYLWLLDRIVIPIALAGAFIRLGNLMNSEIYGGATDLPWGFIFLQNGETIPKHPTQLYEAGSYVLIFLYLMFSYLQMKRYVPRGRIFGQFLMLLFGARFLIEFVKNVQEAWEIDMVATYGINMGQLLSIPFIVVGTVFFVRSFSSKARQEAIEFAEKHQKKEGVKKV, encoded by the coding sequence ATGTTAGACTTTCTCAACGCTCTTGCTGCAATTTCATGGGATGTAAGCCCAGAGATTTTGCAATGGAAATTTATTAATCTCCGTTGGTACGGACTCTTGTTTGCTACTGGCTTTATTGTAGGTTATTTTATTTTTTCAAAAATCTATAAAATAGAGGGCAAACCACAAGAAGATTTAGAAACACTGCTTACCTATATGGTTATTGCAACTGTAATCGGCTCTCGCTTAGGACATTGTTTGTTCTATGACCCTGTGTATTATCTTTCTAATCCATTAGAAATTTTCAAAATTTGGAAGGGTGGACTAGCTTCTCATGGTGGAACTATCGGACTTTTGATAGCTTTGTTTTTATATTCAAGAAGACATCCAGACCAGCCGTATTTATGGCTTTTAGACAGAATTGTAATTCCGATTGCACTTGCAGGCGCATTTATTCGCTTAGGCAACCTTATGAACTCTGAAATTTATGGAGGCGCAACAGATTTGCCTTGGGGATTTATTTTCCTTCAAAATGGAGAAACAATACCAAAACACCCTACACAGCTCTATGAAGCTGGCTCTTATGTTTTGATTTTCCTTTATTTAATGTTTTCATATCTACAAATGAAACGCTACGTTCCGAGAGGACGTATTTTTGGACAGTTTTTGATGCTACTTTTTGGCGCACGTTTTCTTATTGAGTTCGTAAAAAATGTACAAGAAGCGTGGGAAATTGATATGGTAGCTACGTATGGTATCAATATGGGACAGCTTTTGAGTATTCCTTTTATTGTGGTGGGAACAGTATTTTTTGTGCGTTCATTTTCAAGCAAAGCAAGGCAAGAAGCTATTGAGTTTGCTGAGAAACATCAGAAAAAAGAAGGCGTAAAAAAAGTATAA
- a CDS encoding MBL fold metallo-hydrolase — protein MKIHHLRNATMVIETEEKVILIDPMLGKKGTAGPTFTLFRFKPQRNPIVDLPTNAQKLIEKTTHCLITHLHPDHLDKVAENFLRSKQTPVICSYKDEATLKKRGLNITQTVEYWKESNFLGGKIQGIPAVHGYGFVAKPMGNVMGYYINLPNEKSIYLSSDTVYTDDVDKALTQLKPDIAVVASGTAQLDIFQPLLMRMSDILKFIRNAPNKVIANHMEAVNHCPTTREELKKEVSKNGFTDKVFIPNDGDSKVY, from the coding sequence ATGAAAATACATCATTTACGAAATGCCACGATGGTTATAGAAACGGAAGAAAAGGTTATTCTAATAGACCCTATGCTTGGTAAAAAAGGAACTGCTGGTCCTACTTTTACGCTATTTCGTTTTAAACCACAGCGAAACCCTATTGTTGATTTGCCAACTAATGCACAAAAACTGATTGAGAAAACTACTCACTGTCTGATAACTCATCTACACCCAGACCATTTGGATAAAGTAGCAGAAAATTTCCTTCGTAGCAAACAAACTCCTGTAATATGTAGCTATAAAGACGAAGCAACTCTAAAAAAGAGGGGGTTGAATATTACTCAAACAGTAGAGTATTGGAAAGAAAGTAATTTTTTAGGAGGTAAAATTCAAGGTATTCCTGCCGTTCATGGATATGGATTTGTGGCAAAACCAATGGGTAATGTGATGGGTTATTATATTAATTTACCGAATGAAAAATCTATTTACTTAAGTTCAGACACTGTTTATACAGACGATGTTGATAAAGCACTTACGCAACTAAAACCAGATATAGCTGTCGTAGCTTCTGGAACTGCACAACTAGATATTTTTCAGCCGTTATTAATGCGTATGAGCGACATCTTGAAATTTATCAGAAATGCTCCTAACAAAGTTATTGCTAATCATATGGAAGCAGTAAATCATTGTCCTACTACACGAGAAGAATTGAAAAAAGAAGTATCTAAGAACGGATTTACTGACAAAGTCTTCATACCTAACGATGGAGATAGTAAAGTGTACTAA
- a CDS encoding Crp/Fnr family transcriptional regulator, which produces MKKADKLSLFFANEFPFNKEGLEEFTNAFNSLSYKKGDIILRNGAIENELRFLDKGIVREYYSTKDKEKNINFYTQEGFITDFFSFMHSSDTRKNQECLTDIEIRTLSKTDFLVFLDKYDCGKEFVNTIFQRVVAQKEAEEFNHFINTAEELYLDIMNSQPNWLLHIPQYHIASYLGITPETLSRIRKRIS; this is translated from the coding sequence ATGAAAAAAGCAGATAAACTATCTTTATTTTTTGCCAATGAATTTCCTTTTAATAAGGAAGGATTGGAGGAGTTTACGAATGCTTTTAATAGTTTGTCATATAAAAAAGGAGATATTATTTTAAGAAACGGAGCTATTGAAAATGAGCTAAGGTTCTTAGATAAGGGTATTGTCAGAGAGTATTATTCTACAAAGGATAAAGAGAAAAATATTAATTTTTACACACAAGAAGGATTTATAACAGACTTCTTTTCATTCATGCATTCATCTGATACACGAAAAAATCAAGAGTGTTTGACTGATATTGAAATCAGAACACTGTCAAAAACAGATTTTTTAGTATTTCTTGATAAGTATGACTGTGGAAAAGAGTTTGTAAATACTATTTTTCAAAGAGTAGTGGCTCAAAAAGAAGCTGAGGAGTTTAATCATTTTATTAATACGGCTGAAGAATTATATCTTGACATAATGAATTCCCAACCCAATTGGCTACTTCATATACCTCAATACCATATTGCTTCTTATCTAGGAATTACGCCCGAAACTTTGAGCAGGATTAGAAAACGCATTTCTTGA
- a CDS encoding AIR synthase related protein: MSSRYAQRGVSAQKEDVHAAIKSVDKGIFPKAFCKIIPDILGADEEYCNIMHADGAGTKSSLAYLYWKETGDLSVWKGIAQDAVIMNVDDLICVGATDNILLSSTIGRNKNLITGEVIAAIINGTEELLKNLREQGITIFSTGGETADVGDLVRTIIVDSTVTARMKRSEVISTDKISEGDVIVGLESFGQATYESEYNGGMGSNGLTSARHDVLNKKYAEKYPESFDNAVPTDLVYSGTRSLTDIYENLPKDVRVDIGKLILSPTRTYAPVVKELLSKIREHINGMIHCSGGAQTKILHFIDDAQNLHIIKDNLFDTPSLFKLIQSESKTDWKEMYQVFNMGHRLEIYLPKEHAQTVIDISKSFGIDAKIIGRVEKNADEGKKLTISSAHGEFVY, from the coding sequence ATGTCCTCTCGTTATGCACAACGTGGCGTTTCTGCCCAAAAAGAAGATGTACACGCAGCTATTAAATCTGTTGATAAAGGAATTTTTCCAAAAGCATTTTGTAAGATTATTCCAGATATTTTGGGAGCAGATGAAGAGTATTGCAACATTATGCACGCAGATGGTGCAGGTACAAAGTCATCTTTGGCATATTTGTATTGGAAAGAAACTGGTGATTTGTCGGTTTGGAAAGGAATTGCACAAGATGCTGTCATTATGAATGTAGATGATTTGATTTGTGTGGGAGCGACAGATAATATTTTACTTTCTTCTACCATCGGACGTAATAAAAATCTCATTACAGGTGAAGTCATAGCAGCTATCATCAACGGAACAGAAGAGCTTTTAAAAAATCTTAGAGAGCAAGGCATAACCATTTTCAGTACAGGAGGAGAAACGGCAGACGTAGGCGATTTAGTCAGAACCATTATCGTCGATAGCACCGTAACGGCACGAATGAAACGAAGCGAAGTAATTAGCACAGATAAAATTTCGGAAGGCGACGTAATTGTAGGTTTGGAGTCTTTCGGGCAAGCTACTTACGAATCAGAATATAACGGAGGAATGGGAAGTAATGGCTTAACTTCTGCAAGGCATGATGTTTTGAATAAAAAATATGCAGAGAAATACCCAGAGAGTTTTGATAATGCTGTTCCTACAGATTTAGTGTATAGTGGAACGAGAAGCCTAACAGATATTTATGAAAACCTGCCAAAAGACGTTAGGGTAGATATTGGAAAGCTGATTTTGTCGCCTACACGCACGTATGCGCCAGTAGTGAAAGAACTTTTGAGTAAAATTAGAGAGCATATAAACGGAATGATTCATTGTTCTGGTGGAGCGCAAACCAAAATTCTTCACTTCATAGACGATGCTCAAAACCTTCACATCATAAAAGATAATTTATTCGACACGCCATCACTTTTCAAGCTCATTCAATCGGAAAGTAAAACGGATTGGAAAGAAATGTATCAAGTTTTTAATATGGGACACCGTTTGGAGATTTATCTTCCCAAAGAACATGCTCAAACGGTTATTGATATTTCAAAATCTTTTGGTATTGATGCAAAAATCATAGGGCGAGTAGAAAAAAATGCAGATGAAGGCAAGAAACTGACCATTTCTTCGGCTCATGGAGAGTTTGTTTATTAA
- a CDS encoding AraC family transcriptional regulator — protein MKILTSGKYYGAKEAEINISKLILSEYDYLSARTDWHYHENPYFMYVLQGNLYDTNKKRTSHCQAGSLIFHNWQETHYNEKATTKARGFHIEFPRIWFEQKKLDHNLWEGSRLINNPTSHHILAKLYFEFKCGDKYSPLSTELLVLNLCESIEKIEFSEKTKQPNWIDILRQILNEDTEDLSLTSLSDKLGIHPVHISRAVPKYFGSSLGDYIRRQKIKKAVGLIFSKQYSLTEIAYLCGFSDQSHFIRTFKMYLNSTPHQFSKQIL, from the coding sequence ATGAAAATCTTAACTTCTGGCAAATATTATGGAGCAAAAGAAGCTGAAATTAATATCAGTAAGCTCATCTTGTCAGAATACGATTATTTGTCTGCTCGTACGGATTGGCACTACCACGAAAACCCGTACTTTATGTACGTCTTGCAAGGTAATCTGTACGACACAAATAAAAAGAGAACTTCACATTGCCAAGCAGGAAGTCTTATTTTCCATAACTGGCAAGAAACGCATTATAACGAAAAAGCAACTACAAAAGCAAGAGGTTTTCATATAGAATTTCCTAGAATTTGGTTTGAGCAAAAAAAACTAGACCACAACCTTTGGGAAGGTAGTAGGCTCATAAACAATCCAACATCACATCATATTCTTGCCAAACTCTATTTTGAGTTTAAATGTGGAGATAAATACTCCCCACTTTCTACTGAGCTTTTGGTGCTTAACCTTTGTGAAAGCATAGAAAAAATTGAATTTTCTGAAAAGACAAAACAACCCAATTGGATTGATATACTACGACAAATCCTCAACGAAGATACAGAAGACCTTAGTCTTACTTCTTTGTCTGATAAATTAGGAATCCACCCAGTTCATATTTCAAGAGCTGTTCCTAAATATTTTGGAAGCTCATTGGGAGATTATATTCGAAGGCAGAAAATAAAAAAAGCAGTGGGTTTGATTTTCTCAAAACAATACTCTCTTACTGAAATTGCTTATTTGTGTGGCTTTTCAGACCAAAGTCATTTTATACGTACTTTTAAAATGTATTTGAACAGCACTCCTCATCAGTTTAGCAAACAGATTTTATAA
- a CDS encoding serine hydrolase domain-containing protein: protein MYKSIVTLFCYFFIIQALFAQLDFSAEHISSSSYFSKLDSTILAGKYEQITSILVAKNGKVIFEKYYNGSDSNSTHNTRSATKTMATLLTGIAIKNGYIQSEKDKIFKYLKHKLPVQNPDKRKENITIEDVLTMSSVVECNDFNSFSRGNEERMYLIEDWTSFYLDLPIRAYTFNPKPKEQPYGRSFSYCSAGAATMAEVVQSSIRMKLDIFAKKHLFAPLGIENYTLHYTPQNTLNTAGGSEYRSRDFLKIIQMCLNGGKWNNQQIIEKSWLEKATTPKVQVFENMEYGYFFWLKRFGQDKLYKSFYMSGNGGQKILALPELNISVVITTKNYGNRNAHNYTDEIMNNFVVPAIEQK from the coding sequence ATGTACAAAAGTATTGTAACTCTATTCTGTTATTTCTTTATTATTCAAGCATTGTTTGCCCAGTTAGATTTTTCAGCAGAACATATTAGTTCTAGTTCTTATTTTTCAAAATTGGATAGCACTATTTTAGCAGGAAAGTACGAGCAAATCACAAGCATATTGGTAGCCAAAAATGGAAAAGTTATTTTTGAAAAATACTATAATGGTTCTGATTCTAATTCCACTCATAATACTCGTTCGGCTACCAAAACAATGGCTACTCTGCTCACAGGTATTGCCATAAAAAATGGCTATATTCAATCAGAAAAAGATAAGATTTTCAAGTATCTCAAACACAAGTTGCCTGTTCAGAATCCAGACAAGAGAAAAGAAAATATCACAATAGAAGATGTCTTGACGATGAGTTCGGTAGTAGAATGCAACGATTTTAATAGTTTTTCAAGAGGCAACGAAGAGAGAATGTATTTGATAGAGGACTGGACAAGTTTTTATCTTGACTTACCTATTCGTGCCTATACTTTCAACCCAAAACCAAAAGAGCAGCCTTACGGAAGGTCGTTTAGTTACTGTTCGGCTGGTGCAGCAACGATGGCAGAAGTTGTGCAATCTAGCATAAGAATGAAGTTAGATATATTTGCTAAGAAACATCTTTTTGCCCCTTTAGGCATTGAAAATTATACGTTACATTATACACCACAAAACACACTCAACACAGCAGGAGGAAGCGAATATAGAAGTAGAGATTTTTTAAAAATTATTCAGATGTGTTTGAATGGAGGAAAATGGAATAATCAGCAAATCATAGAAAAATCGTGGTTAGAAAAAGCCACTACACCCAAAGTACAAGTTTTCGAAAATATGGAATATGGATATTTCTTTTGGCTCAAACGTTTTGGACAAGATAAATTGTATAAATCTTTCTATATGTCTGGAAATGGAGGACAAAAAATCTTAGCCTTGCCAGAGCTTAATATCAGTGTAGTCATCACAACAAAAAATTATGGCAATCGAAATGCCCATAACTATACAGATGAGATAATGAACAATTTTGTTGTGCCAGCTATTGAGCAAAAATAG
- a CDS encoding PLDc N-terminal domain-containing protein, protein MLTVFLANALNVLSSGVGGILSLLHLILIVYCFYRVWTSASAMSTKVLWSLAIFFLPLLGPILYLLLGD, encoded by the coding sequence ATGCTTACAGTTTTTTTAGCAAATGCCCTCAATGTTTTGAGTAGTGGTGTAGGTGGTATATTATCACTTCTTCACCTTATTTTAATAGTATATTGTTTTTACAGAGTTTGGACTTCTGCTAGTGCTATGAGTACGAAGGTGCTTTGGTCTTTAGCTATTTTCTTCTTACCTCTTCTTGGTCCAATACTTTATCTTTTACTAGGAGACTAA